One region of Culex pipiens pallens isolate TS chromosome 2, TS_CPP_V2, whole genome shotgun sequence genomic DNA includes:
- the LOC120418604 gene encoding serine protease snake-like yields MAALGWTFPNGTILWQCGGSLIWENFVLTAAHCLIDKRNQPPDVVRLGDLDLFSAEDDTYAQQLKIVKILRHPEHTFSASYHDVALLKLEWNVTLDQTVIPACLWSDGEVRFREMVATGWGNTGFAQKRTPTLLKVSLKPISNEQCSEFYPPTRRLREGLQDQHLCAVDEEMDTCEGDSGGPLQVKLLHNSRMTPFVVGVTSFGGVCGTSNPGVYAKVAFFYDWIMATMRDHNAVGLEVDYNATLYALRYASLREFDDQVRIDEERSNNFTAVDMTRVRISSRALPIQMVEVGHNCYGVIVDEDTVITVADCTNLEGL; encoded by the exons ATGGCCGCACTCGGTTGGACGTTTCCGAACGGTACGATCCTGTGGCAGTGCGGAGGATCGCTGATTTGGGAGAACTTCGTGCTGACCGCGGCTCACTGTCTCATTGATAAAAGAAACCAGCCACCCGATGTGGTCCGGTTGGGTGACCTGGACCTGTTCAGCGCCGAAGATGACACGTACGCACAGCAGTTGAAAATCGTAAAGATTCTTCGACATCCCGAGCACACGTTCAGCGCCAGCTATCACGATGTAGCATTGCTGAAGCTAGAATGGAACGTGAC CTTAGACCAGACGGTGATACCGGCCTGTTTGTGGAGCGATGGTGAGGTAAGATTTCGCGAGATGGTGGCAACGGGTTGGGGAAACACCGGCTTCG CTCAAAAACGTACGCCAACCTTGCTGAAGGTTTCGTTGAAACCGATCTCCAATGAACAGTGCAGTGAATTTTATCCTCCGACGCGGAGACTACGCGAAGGTCTCCAAGATCAGCACCTTTGTGCAGTGGACGAGGAAATGGACACCTGCGAGGGGGATTCTGGTGGTCCCCTGCAGGTGAAACTGTTGCACAACTCCCGGATGACACCGTTCGTGGTCGGAGTTACATCGTTCGGGGGTGTTTGTGGAACATCTAACCCGGGAGTTTACGCGAAGGTAGCGTTCTTCTACGACTGGATTATGGCTACGATGCGGGATCATAACGCTGTTGGACTTGAAG TGGACTACAACGCTACCTTGTACGCGTTGCGCTACGCTTCATTGCGAGAGTTTGACGATCAAGTTCGGATTGATGAGGAAAGATCGAATAATTTCACAGCTGTGGACATGACTAGGGTGAGAATTTCTAGCCGTGCATTGCCGATACAGATGGTTGAGGTTGGACACAATTGTTACGGTGTTATTGTGGATGAGGATACAGTGATCACGGTGGCCGATTGCACAAACTTGGAAGGGTTGTAA